One part of the Gemmatimonadota bacterium genome encodes these proteins:
- a CDS encoding amidohydrolase family protein, translating into MRALALATLLLVSLAPRSGAQVTRTERRKWLAPGTNTTDDPRRIPVPPNDGPVATLVLRGGRVWDGTGSAARAATVVITGNKIAAVLPASSNSWPRDARVIDVAGKTVMPGLIDLHTHIDYRTPGNSDARAWSRADGALRGVERLRFYIEGGITSIRDTGSDGETPFLLKEWVNEGRLAGPRVFAAGSLITGKGGHGAEVDIESGMPLASIREASGPQEWREAVRQQFRKGADFIKLSSHFSEEEVKAAVDEAHSLGIKVTVDAETFYIERAVRAGVDMVEHPLPRTDETIRLMAEKGVESDPTLIPYTLIFRLAGGYFGSTSRRFTFSDSANFAVVKKMKDAGVKLGIGTDLVSDWYRYLPWPYHEEMRQFVRLGYTVPEVLGIATRVNAELLDMGDKLGTLEVGKLADVLVVAGNPDVTLDDIAKVDLVIRDGRLQVQGGAVVTPRHEPVPPPPVNRAPGGDRRVP; encoded by the coding sequence CCGACGATCCGCGCCGCATCCCGGTGCCGCCCAACGACGGCCCGGTGGCGACGCTCGTGCTGCGCGGTGGGCGCGTGTGGGATGGCACCGGAAGCGCCGCACGCGCGGCGACCGTGGTCATCACCGGCAACAAGATCGCCGCCGTCCTTCCCGCCAGCAGCAACTCGTGGCCCCGGGATGCGCGCGTGATCGACGTCGCGGGCAAGACGGTGATGCCCGGGCTCATCGACCTGCACACGCACATCGACTATCGCACGCCCGGCAACTCCGATGCGCGGGCGTGGAGTCGTGCCGACGGGGCGCTGCGTGGCGTGGAACGGCTGCGCTTCTACATCGAGGGGGGGATCACCTCGATTCGTGACACCGGCTCCGACGGCGAGACGCCGTTCCTGCTCAAGGAATGGGTGAACGAAGGACGACTCGCCGGGCCGCGCGTCTTTGCGGCGGGCTCGCTCATCACCGGCAAGGGCGGGCACGGCGCCGAGGTCGACATCGAAAGCGGGATGCCCCTCGCAAGCATTCGTGAGGCGTCGGGACCGCAAGAATGGCGCGAAGCGGTGCGTCAGCAGTTCCGGAAAGGGGCCGACTTCATCAAGCTCTCCAGTCATTTTTCGGAGGAGGAAGTGAAGGCCGCCGTCGACGAGGCGCACTCGCTCGGCATCAAGGTCACCGTCGATGCCGAGACGTTCTACATCGAGCGCGCGGTCCGTGCGGGCGTCGACATGGTCGAGCATCCGCTGCCGCGTACCGACGAGACCATCCGGCTCATGGCCGAGAAGGGGGTCGAGTCGGACCCGACGCTCATCCCCTACACCCTCATCTTTCGCCTGGCGGGGGGCTACTTCGGCAGCACGAGCCGCCGCTTCACCTTCTCCGACTCGGCCAACTTCGCCGTGGTGAAGAAGATGAAGGACGCCGGCGTCAAGCTGGGGATCGGGACCGACCTGGTGTCCGACTGGTATCGCTACCTCCCGTGGCCCTACCACGAGGAGATGCGGCAGTTCGTTAGGCTCGGTTACACCGTCCCCGAGGTGCTGGGCATCGCCACGCGGGTGAACGCCGAGCTGCTCGACATGGGCGACAAGCTGGGGACGCTCGAGGTGGGGAAGCTGGCCGACGTGCTGGTGGTGGCGGGGAATCCCGACGTGACGCTCGACGACATCGCCAAGGTCGACCTGGTGATTCGCGATGGGCGCCTGCAGGTGCAAGGCGGGGCGGTGGTGACGCCGCGGCACGAGCCGGTGCCGCCGCCGCCGGTCAACCGGGCGCCGGGTGGGGATCGACGCGTTCCGTGA
- a CDS encoding ABC transporter ATP-binding protein gives MTLEIRGLTKTYPNGVRALNGIDLSIGKGLFGLLGPNGAGKSSLMRTLATLQLPDSGSITFGEIDVLARPDALRRVLGYLPQEFGLYPNLSAEVTLDHFATLKGIAERGARKALVAHLLNQVNLYQVRKKHVGTFSGGMKQRLGIAIALAGGPQLLIVDEPTAGLDPTESRRFLNLIAEIGEEIVVILSTHIVEDVRELCRSMAIINRGRVVRAGDPRQIVAQLAGRVWRKEVTKAELPVVQATHHVISAQLLAGTPVVRVYAETSPGAGFTVVEPDLEDVYFHELSLVQREAAA, from the coding sequence GTGACGCTCGAGATTCGGGGACTGACAAAGACCTATCCCAACGGGGTCCGCGCCCTCAACGGCATCGACCTGTCGATCGGGAAGGGGCTGTTCGGGCTGCTGGGCCCCAACGGCGCGGGGAAGTCGTCGCTCATGCGAACGCTGGCCACGCTGCAGCTGCCGGACAGCGGATCGATCACCTTCGGGGAGATCGACGTGCTCGCACGCCCCGACGCGCTCCGCCGCGTGCTGGGCTACCTGCCGCAGGAGTTCGGACTCTATCCCAACCTCTCGGCCGAGGTCACGCTCGATCACTTCGCCACGCTGAAGGGGATCGCCGAGCGGGGGGCGCGAAAGGCGCTGGTGGCGCACCTGCTCAACCAGGTGAACCTGTACCAGGTGCGCAAGAAGCATGTCGGGACCTTCTCCGGTGGGATGAAGCAACGGCTCGGCATCGCCATCGCGCTCGCCGGAGGGCCCCAGCTGCTCATCGTCGACGAACCGACGGCGGGACTCGATCCCACGGAGAGCCGGCGCTTTCTCAACCTCATCGCCGAGATCGGCGAGGAGATCGTCGTGATCCTGTCGACGCACATCGTGGAAGATGTGCGCGAGTTGTGTCGGTCGATGGCCATCATCAACCGCGGGCGGGTGGTGCGAGCCGGCGACCCGCGCCAGATCGTGGCCCAGCTGGCCGGGCGCGTCTGGCGCAAGGAGGTGACCAAAGCCGAGTTGCCGGTCGTGCAGGCCACGCATCATGTGATCTCGGCGCAGCTCCTGGCGGGGACACCAGTGGTGCGTGTGTACGCTGAAACCTCGCCGGGCGCCGGCTTCACGGTGGTGGAACCCGACCTCGAGGACGTCTACTTCCACGAACTGAGCCTCGTACAGCGGGAAGCGGCGGCCTAA
- a CDS encoding acyl-CoA thioesterase, whose translation MSSSATPDPIDRYELPLAITPDDIDELGHVNNVVYLRWAQDVATAHWRALATPEQQEAFAWVALRHEIDYKHPALPGDAIVASTWVGQAESVRFERFVEILRASDRRVLARTRTLWCPISRTTGKVTRVGDDVRRVFSRD comes from the coding sequence ATGTCGTCCTCCGCCACGCCCGATCCGATCGACCGCTACGAGCTTCCGCTGGCGATCACCCCCGACGACATCGACGAGTTGGGGCACGTGAACAACGTCGTCTACCTCCGCTGGGCGCAGGACGTGGCCACCGCGCACTGGCGCGCGTTGGCGACGCCCGAGCAGCAGGAGGCGTTTGCCTGGGTCGCGCTGCGGCACGAGATCGACTACAAGCACCCCGCGCTCCCCGGCGACGCGATCGTCGCGTCGACCTGGGTGGGGCAGGCGGAGAGCGTGCGCTTCGAGCGCTTCGTGGAGATCCTGCGCGCCAGCGACCGGCGCGTGCTGGCGCGCACGCGCACGCTCTGGTGCCCCATCTCTCGCACCACAGGGAAGGTGACGCGCGTCGGTGACGACGTGCGGCGGGTCTTTTCGCGCGACTGA
- a CDS encoding amidase (catalyzes the hydrolysis of a monocarboxylic acid amid to form a monocarboxylate and ammonia) → MRRLRALRPSLAALALLAALVARPLAAQSTKRGSAPAPFSVVEATIPEMRAALASGRITSRQLVQQYLTRIALYEDRLNAIISMNPNALAEADARDRERAQGKALGPLHGIPVALKDNINTVDMPTTGGALAFADLYPPYDATLTKNLRDAGAIILAKTQLTELANWIASGMPGNYNGLNGYGMNPWDPRRDPRDANFDGRPVLNTGGSSSGVGTSVSFWAGNVGTETSGSILSPAQQNMLVGIKPTVGRVSRWGVIPITADQDTPGPMTRTVTDAAIMLGAMEGAAPDPNDAATKACPPPAGRDYTKFLNAKGLAGARIGIPRAFFYDRLALPGSSNPRGGINDAQRAAMTEVIAVLKAQGAEVVDPADIPSVVDTVASHNFLNWNTCGGLDNAKGRDADCSIGFKYGMKRDFNAWLKSLGDKAPVPSLTALRQWNIAHQRAGAIKYGQALLDISDEMDLQGDRARYQADRRKDILLSATNGIDAAMKANRLDALLFPGVSSAGIAARPGYPSITVPFALLPVTPGAPGGFGGGAFPAGFEPKPAPYGVTFTAGACAEPKLIELAYAFEQATKRRRSPPQFP, encoded by the coding sequence ATGCGTCGCCTTCGCGCCCTCAGACCGTCGCTCGCCGCCCTCGCGCTTCTCGCCGCGCTGGTCGCGCGACCGCTCGCGGCTCAATCCACCAAGCGAGGGAGCGCTCCCGCCCCCTTCTCCGTGGTCGAGGCGACGATCCCCGAGATGCGCGCCGCCCTCGCGTCGGGGCGCATCACCTCGCGGCAGCTCGTGCAACAGTATCTCACCCGCATCGCGCTCTACGAGGACCGGCTCAACGCGATCATCTCGATGAATCCCAACGCGCTGGCGGAGGCCGACGCGCGCGATCGCGAGCGCGCACAAGGGAAGGCACTCGGCCCGCTGCACGGCATCCCGGTCGCGCTCAAGGACAACATCAACACGGTCGACATGCCGACCACCGGCGGAGCGCTCGCCTTTGCCGACCTGTATCCGCCGTACGACGCGACGCTCACGAAGAACCTCCGCGACGCGGGCGCCATCATCCTTGCCAAGACGCAGCTGACGGAGCTCGCCAACTGGATCGCCAGCGGGATGCCGGGGAACTACAACGGGCTCAATGGTTACGGGATGAACCCGTGGGACCCGCGGCGCGACCCGCGCGATGCCAACTTCGACGGGCGCCCGGTCCTGAACACCGGCGGCTCCTCGTCAGGCGTCGGGACCAGCGTCTCGTTCTGGGCGGGCAACGTCGGCACCGAGACGTCGGGATCGATCCTCTCGCCGGCGCAGCAGAACATGCTCGTGGGGATCAAGCCCACGGTGGGGCGCGTGAGCCGCTGGGGGGTCATCCCGATCACCGCCGACCAGGACACCCCGGGGCCGATGACGCGCACCGTCACCGACGCCGCCATCATGCTCGGCGCCATGGAAGGAGCGGCGCCGGACCCTAACGACGCGGCAACCAAGGCCTGCCCGCCCCCCGCCGGGCGCGACTACACGAAGTTCCTCAACGCCAAGGGGCTCGCGGGCGCCCGCATCGGCATCCCGCGCGCCTTCTTCTACGACCGCCTCGCCCTCCCCGGGAGCAGCAACCCGCGTGGCGGGATCAACGACGCCCAGCGCGCGGCGATGACCGAGGTGATCGCCGTCCTCAAGGCGCAGGGGGCCGAGGTCGTCGACCCGGCGGACATCCCCAGCGTGGTCGACACGGTCGCCAGCCACAACTTCCTCAACTGGAACACCTGCGGGGGGCTCGACAACGCCAAGGGGCGCGACGCCGACTGCTCCATCGGCTTCAAGTACGGGATGAAGCGCGACTTCAATGCCTGGCTCAAGTCGTTAGGTGACAAGGCGCCGGTCCCGTCGCTCACCGCGCTGCGCCAGTGGAACATCGCCCACCAGCGGGCCGGCGCCATCAAGTATGGCCAGGCGCTGCTCGACATCTCCGACGAGATGGACCTGCAGGGCGACCGCGCGCGCTACCAGGCCGACCGTCGCAAGGACATCCTCCTCTCCGCCACCAACGGGATCGATGCCGCGATGAAGGCCAACCGCCTCGACGCGCTCCTCTTTCCCGGCGTGAGCAGCGCGGGCATCGCCGCCCGCCCGGGCTACCCGTCGATCACGGTTCCCTTCGCGCTTCTCCCCGTGACCCCGGGCGCCCCCGGCGGCTTTGGCGGCGGCGCGTTCCCCGCGGGCTTCGAGCCCAAGCCGGCCCCGTACGGCGTCACCTTCACCGCCGGAGCCTGTGCCGAGCCGAAGCTGATCGAGCTCGCGTACGCCTTCGAGCAGGCCACGAAGCGGCGCAGGTCGCCGCCGCAGTTCCCGTAA